The following is a genomic window from Cygnus olor isolate bCygOlo1 chromosome 26, bCygOlo1.pri.v2, whole genome shotgun sequence.
taagggaaggaaaaacaaaggtgGGCTGCAGCGGGGATGCTGTTCCTCGAGTCCGAAGCAGATgtggctgggcaggagctggagtcAGCAACCGTGGTCCTGGCTTCCTGAGCCAGAGCTCAGGGTACAGTTGGTGGCTTGGTTGTACCCAGATTTTGtccctttttctgctcttccttcccagaGCTCTGTCTTCCCCTGCAGCCTTCCTGATGGCTGcttgctcttctgcagctggCTTTGCCCCgtccctggctctgctgctcgcCACGGCTGCAGGAggcaaaaagcagagcaaaaacgCTCCTGTTGCTGCACGGTGCCGCAGGGCGCTCTGAGCAGCTCCTGGTCTCCttgggcagctgctgtgctgcctgctttgGGATCCCCACCTCTAACAGAGGATGACAGACACAAGTTCACCGGTCTCAGGGCCAGAAGTGCTGGCAGATCACGGTCCATCCACCTGTGCAAATAACGAGCCAGCGTTCGTCTGTGGTTGGCTCCCCTTCAGTGCCAGACCCTGGATTCTGCCTCCAAAATAGTGAGATAGCGATGGGGCGAGCGCATGCAATCCAGCAATCAAATAATGTGGCTGAGGAATGGatgttttagctttttttgttatttttgaaagtggGGGGAAATGGTGGGCTCTGCTTGGGTCTTAATCTCACCAGCTTCagctttggaaaaggaaaatgcaggagcgtggggcagggaagggatgcTCCTGCAGCTGAGGGTTTGCTCGCAGGGGGTGAGCCGGGTGCGTGGAGCCTGGTGGTGCTTTTCCAAAGCGCTGAGGGAGAGAGAACGGAGGGCTCGTGTTAGCTGGGCCGTGCTCTTGCAGGTCCTGAGCAGCCTGGGGCAAAGCCCTCGGGGTTTTAGTTCTGAGTGCTGCCCTCGGGAAGGCGCAGAGCCCTGGCTGTCACTTCACCACCTCTcgagcatccacagctcctcgCTCCCTGTCCCTCCTGCCCGTTACCTCTGTCACTGGTGCAGGCTCACCCCCCGTCAcctgccacctccctggggacaccAGGTCTCCATCAGCAAAGTGGGGGATTGCCGCCGCCTGCGCCCTCCggggtccccgtcccctcctgcCGCAGCCCTCGGCTTCCCTAGGTAATTCCTCCGAACCCCTGGCAGCTCGCGCTGCCTGGGGTCACGCAGAGAACTAATTAACTCCGAGCAGCACCAGTGGAAATTTACTGGCTGCTTCCTCTGTGCCAGAGCCAGCCTGGCTCCAGAAGCTTCCCTTCTTATCTGAACCCGGCTGGGAACCCGCGGCTGCCGGCCTTCGGCGGGGGCACGCAGCACGGAGCAGCTCGGGGTTGCAGAAATCCCCCGATTTTGGGGCTGCGAGCGGGGCAGCATCCCTGGTTCGAGGCGTGCACCTCGTGCAGGTCCACGAGGAGCCCTGGCCACGACCACCGAGCTCGCACCCGGCAGTGTCCCCGCACAGCACGCCACGCTGTCCCCGTGTCACCAAACGGGGTGCGATCACCCCGCAGCGCACTGAGGTCTGCGGGATGCTCAAAACACGGTGAAACAGCCGCGGGTTTTTCCGTCCCGTGGGGTCAGGTCGCGCGCCTTTTGCTTGGCGGCTCGTTTCCAGGAGGAAGCTCATTAGCCTAATTTGCCCTCGACGCGCTCGGCCGGAGCCGGTCCCTCTTGCAGCACCGCTGCCGTGCTCCCACCGCGGTGCGGCGACCACCCAGAGCTGTCCATCCGTCTGTCCCTTTGCACgcgtccgtccgtccgtccgtccttGGGTGCGTGGCTCCCGGCGGGTCACAGCGAGGGgacaggaaggagaggaaaaggagctgCCAGCAGCGGCCATGGGCGAAGATAAGGGAGGGTCAGAGGCTGGCGGTTATTTAACGCCAAGGGAAAAATCCCAAATCCCAAAGGTGCAGGAGGCAGCCTGCTGCGGGCGGGAGGGCTTGGGGTAAAAACAGCGGCTTTGGGATGAGGGAATTGGGGCGGTATTATAGGGGAAAGGGATGGGGGATGGGGGGATGCCCTCCAGGGGGTCCCCATAAGCAACCCGCCCCCCAGTTGGGGGAAGAGAATCAGGCCCTGAACGCGACGTATGGGTGGGTTTGGGGCCTGGCGGaggggtttttttggggggtgggggacacCTCCCGGTGCCATTGCTCTGGGGCCGCGCTGGTCGCTATGGCTCCGTGCTCGCCTggccccccgccagcccccggcagctggggagctgaagGCGCTGGGCGGCCGGCCCGGGCGCCCGGCCCATGAGCGCCGGGAGCAGGAACAAGGGAGCCCCGCTCATGCGGTGCCGAGCGTgggaggggtgggaagggagtGGGGGAAGGAACAATGGTGGGAGTTCTGGGAGGgggcaaaaaaaggaaagccagTGGAAAAATACCAGTTCTCGGCCCCTGGCAGCGCTGCCCGGACCCTCCCCGCCCCAGGATTATTGtacaaagaaatgttatttttgtttcaataatttgctgaggcactggaattCCAGCGCGGGGCTCGTTTTGTGCTCCAGCCCGGCACTGAGGGCGCATTGTTCCACCGCTGCCCACGGCCTGGATGCAGCCCTCGGGCCCCGACGCCCCCGGCACCGCCGATGCCCGGCGGCTTCCCCCAGCAGGTGCCCGGCCCCGGTGGTCCCCGCGTGTCGTCCCCCCCTAtgtgcccccacccccccaaaaaaaaacaaacctctgcACACGCTTGGCGGTGCCAGCGGCCCCCGCGGAGCCAGGGCCCGGGGCTGGCGGGTGGGTGGCAGCCGAGCTGTCCTCGCCACGTCGGCGGGGAGCatgggtggggaaggggctgggagcgctgggggggggggatgcggGGGGACACGGGCGTTGCTCCTGCTCCgggggggggtgttggggaAAGAGGGGTGGGGGCTCCTTTGAAGCGGGGCCTTCCCATTGAAATGGCAGCCAGGCCCCCCGGGGCCCCCTCGCTGTCCCGCTGCCCGTCCTCCgcagaggctgggagcagcctccCGGCGGCCTCTCCCGTGGCCAAAggggggggcagcgcccggcggccccctccccgcaatggggtgggggctgcagggtgagaCAGGGATGCAGGCTGCCACCGTCAGGGTGCccgtgctgggggctgtggggtcagAACGCCAGGGGGCTCTGGGATGGGCTGGATGGGGGTgatgggggctgtggggtgatGGTGATGGGGGCTGCAGGATGACAGCgatgggggctgcagggtgacGGTGatgggtgctgtggggtccccAGAAATAGGGGATTTGGGATGCCCaagccaggggctgcagggtggtgggggctgcagggtgacagtggcgggggctgcagggtgatGATAATGGGGGCCACAGggtgatggggatggggatgggggctgcagggtccCCAAAATGGGGGCTTTCGGATGCCCAagccgggggctgcagggtgctgggtgctgcggggtgACGGTGCCAGGAGCTCCAGGCCCCCATTCGGGGAGCTCCGGGGTCCCCTTGCGGGGGGCTCCGGGATGCCCCAGGCGGCTCCGGCCGCGTGGGCCCGGCCCCGTGGGCAAGCTCCGGTTCCACCCCCCCTTCCGCATCCCCGCCGCTCCGGAAGCCCCGGGCCCGGGGCCGTGAATGGGCGGAAGGCGGCGgcgggacccccccggccccggccccggtgccACTTCCCCTTCCCGGGTCAGCGGCCGCTTCCCCTTCTGGAGGCGCGGCGCTGCGGGAGGGCTCGgcccgccccgctccgggcCCCGCCGGTGagaaccgggggggggggggacgacgaCACACACGGGGGGACacgggacacccccccccccgggacacCCCCCCCTGCCCGGGGGACCCCTGCCCTTGGGGCGCGCACGGAGCCGGTGCCGGGCGCACGGAGCCCGGCAGCGCGCAGGgcagcgggggccgggggcgagCTGGGGCcgtgcccggtgcccccccccccccccccgtccccaccccccccccgccggtcccggggccgggggggggggggggggggggggggggacgggacctGGGGGGGTCCGGCGAGGATGGAAAGTTTTGCGCTGggcggagccgggggggggggcgggcccTGGGAGCCGATTAAGCGGCGGGAGCCGAGGGGAAGCCCCAGCCGCGCTCGCATCCCCCCGTGGGgcagcaccggcaccgggcTCCTGCGCGCCCCCCGCTCCGGtgagtgcccccccccccccccaaaccggGGCGAGGAGGGGGGTGGGACCCGGCTCCTGCCGCCCTCCGCACCCCTGGGGACGGCCCCGGGGTCGCCGCGtccccgcgccccctccccgggctgcGCGCTCCGGGCCGCCCCCCGGGGTCCCGGTGGCACGGAGCGGGGGGGTGGCTCCGGTCCCGGTGTCTCCGGTAAGCCCCGATGCCGTCCCCGGTAACCCCCGGTAacccctggtcctgctggcacCGGTCCCCTGTGCCATCTGCCACCCGGGGGATGGGGACAGCGGGGATTTTGGGGACAGAGGGGACTttggggacagcggggacagCCTGCCCCGTGCCATCCCCGCTTGTCGGGAGCTCGGTGatgtcctggggctggggacagcggtgctgagctgggaggggacagggacaggggctTGGAGCCAGCCGtccccaccagcacagcccggAGCCACGtcccagcggggctgggggggggggggcccggcgtGCCAGGCTCCGGGGGTGCCACCCATTTCCTCCAATTCCAGCTCCAGGAACAATGGCAGAGACATTCCTTGTGGAGAGCCCCGATGTCACGTACAGCAAGGACTTCATCGAGGCCAAGTACACGTACAGCACCGTGCACGTCTGCAAGGAGAACGGCGTCACCAAGGTACGGGATGGGGACGGCGGGGTTGGGAACACCAGCGCCCGGCCTCGTGGCACCGGGTCCGGCCCTCTCGGTGCTCGCTCACGTCCCCGCTGTCTGTGCCGTGCAGGTGAGGCCGTGCTCCACCCGCTTCACCTTCCGCACGGGGCGGCAGGTCCCCCGCCTGGGCCTGATGCTGGTGGGCTGGGGAGGCAACAACGGCACCACGGTGACGGCGGCCGTGCTGGCCAACAGGCTGGGCCTGTCCTGGATGACCAAGACGGGGCGCAAGGTGGGTGTCCGGGCTGCACCCCGATGGGGACGGGGGCACCCGGGGTGGTCCCGTCCCCACCTGGGTCCTGCGGAAGGGGGCTGTGGCCCCGGGTTCCTGGTTTTGTGGGGTCTCCTGTGCCGGTTGCTCATCGTCACGCTCTCCTCCCCAGAAAGCCAACTACTACGGCTCGCTGCTCCAAGCCTCCACCGTGTGCCTGGGCACCGGCCCCACCGGTGACGTCTACGTGCCTTTCCGGGACCTGCTGCCCATGGTGCACCCCAACGACATCGTCTTTGACGGTAGgtggggcgggcggggggcctGGTGACAGGCAGGGGGTGCGAGACCGGCACGGTCGCATCCCCCCCGCAGGCTGGGACATCTCCTCGCTGAACCTGGCCGAGGCCATGCGGCGGGCGGAGGTGCTGGACTGGccgctgcaggagcagctctggcCCCACATGGAGAAGATGAAGCCCCGGCCCTCCATCTACATCCCCGAGTTCATCGCCGCCAACCAGGAGGAGCGGGCGGACAACGTGCTCCGCGGCTCCAAGGCCGAGCAGGTGCCGGGGGGACGGTggaggggcagagagggggcGGTGAGGATGGGGACGCGACACTGACCCGTCCCCACGTCCCGCGGTCACGGCAGGTGGAGCAGATCCGCAGGGACATCCGGGACTTCAGGGAGAGCAGCGGGGTGGACAAAGTCATCGTGCTGTGGACGGCCAACACGGAGCGCTTCTGCGACGTCGTGCCGGGGCTCAACGACACCGCCGACAACCTGCTGCGGGCCATCGAGGTGAGGGCGCGCGGGAGGGGGACACACACAACACACACGCACCGTGCCGCCGGCGCTGAGCCGCCCCGTGTCCCCGCAGCGAGGCCTGGAGGTGTCCCCGTCCACGCTCTTCGCCGTGGCCAGCATCCTGGAGGGCTGCGCCTACATCAACGGGTCCCCCCAGAACACCTTCGTGCCGGGCGCGGTGGAGCTGGCCGCCCAGCGCCGCGTCTTCATCTGCGGCGACGACTTCAAGTCGGGGCAGACCAAGCTCAAGTCGGTGCTGGTGGATTTCCTGGTGGGCGCCGGGCTCAAGGTACGCGGGGACGGGGCTGCGCATGGCGCCTCGGGGCCCGGCTGCGATGTCCCCGCGGGGGGACGGACCCGGGGGTCGACCTGCCTGCCGCCCCCGCCCAGACCAAGTCCATCGTGAGCTACAACCACCTGGGGAACAACGACGGGAAGAACCTCTCGGCCCCGCAGCAGTTCCGCTCCAAGGAGATCTCCAAGAGCAACGTGGTGGATGACACGGTGCAGGCCAACCCCGTCCTCTACGGACCGCACGACAAGCCCGACCACTGCGTGAGTTGGGGACGGGGGGGCCCGATATTTGGGGAGGGGGTCCGTGGGGGCGATGGGGGGCTGACGGGGGCGTCCCTTGGCAGGTGGTGATCAAGTACGTGCCCTACGTGGGGGACAGCAAGCGCGCGCTGGACGAGTACACGTCGGAGATCATGATGGGCGGCACCAACACCATCGTCATCCACAACACGTGCGAGGTgcgcggggcgcggggctggcggGGTGACACGTCCCCGAGCCCGGCCGGGTGAGGACCTCACCCCGTGCCCCTCGCTGCCCGTAGGACTCGCTGCTGGCCAGCCCCATCATCCTGGACCTGGCCATCCTGACGGAGCTGTGCCAGCGCATCACCTTCTGCACCGAGGGCGACCCCGAGTTCCAGGGCTTCCACAGCGTCCTCTCCATCGTCGCCTTCCTCTGCAAGGCCCCGCTGGTGCCCGAGGGCACCCCCATCGTCAACGCCCTCTTCCGCCAGCGCAGCTGCATCGAGAACATCCTGAGGTACCCGCGcctgggggtcaccggggggTGGCCTTTCCTGGGGGTCCCGGGATCCCCCCAGCCTTGGGGACAGGTccccgggggcggccgggccggtGGTGGCCGCTGCTGGTGGCTCCCCCTGCGGGGGTCTCGATGCCCCCGGTGCCCGAAGGCTGCGGGTGCCAGACCCAGCCACGGGTCCTGGTGCTCCGTAcccagggtgcccagcacccatgggtgctcagGACCAATGCATGGGGTGTCCAGCACCAGTGGGTCCTCGGTGCACAAGGTTTGGGGTGTCCAGTACTGGTGGGTCTCTGTGCCCAGTGCTGGTGCGTGATGGTTCCAGAGCCCAGGGGATTCCTGGTGCCTGGCGCCCAGCACCGGTGGGTCCCAGTGCCCAGTGCAAATGGGGTCCCAGTGCTGGGGGTGCCCAATCTTGGTGGGTCCCAATGCTGGGGGTGtccaccaccagcagcccccagtgCCTAATGCAGGGGGTGCCCAATTCCCCGGGGTGTCCTACGCCACCGAGCCCCCGTACCCAACGCAAGGGGTGCCAAGCACCAGTCGGTCCCAGCACCCAGTCCCTGCTGGTCCCAGTTCCTGATGCCCAGGGCGCCCAACGCCAACGGGTCCTGGCACCCAACGCTGATGGGTCCCCAGGGGTGTCCCCAAccctgcagggtgctggtgcaggGGGTGCCCGGTGCCATTGGGTTTTGGTACCCCAATATTTGGGGGTTCCCAATGCCGGTGGGTCCTGGTGCATGGGGTGCCATGGGGACCTGGTACCCAATATTTGGGGGTCCCCAACTTTGGTGGGTCCTAGTTCATGGGGTGCCAAGGGCCAAGGGGTCTTGGTACCCAATATTTGGGGGTCCCCAACCTCGGTGGGTTCCAGTGCATggggtgcccaggaccatggGGTCCTTGTCCCTAATATTTGGGGTCCCCAATCCTGATGGGTCCCGGTGCATGGGGTGTGCGGGGCCATGGGGGTCCTGGCACCCAGTCCTTgtggcccccccagccccggtggGTGCCGGCGCCTACCCCTGagcctctctcctc
Proteins encoded in this region:
- the ISYNA1 gene encoding inositol-3-phosphate synthase 1 isoform X1, which translates into the protein MESFALGGAGGGGGPWEPIKRREPRGSPSRARIPPWGSTGTGLLRAPRSAPGTMAETFLVESPDVTYSKDFIEAKYTYSTVHVCKENGVTKVRPCSTRFTFRTGRQVPRLGLMLVGWGGNNGTTVTAAVLANRLGLSWMTKTGRKKANYYGSLLQASTVCLGTGPTGDVYVPFRDLLPMVHPNDIVFDGWDISSLNLAEAMRRAEVLDWPLQEQLWPHMEKMKPRPSIYIPEFIAANQEERADNVLRGSKAEQVEQIRRDIRDFRESSGVDKVIVLWTANTERFCDVVPGLNDTADNLLRAIERGLEVSPSTLFAVASILEGCAYINGSPQNTFVPGAVELAAQRRVFICGDDFKSGQTKLKSVLVDFLVGAGLKTKSIVSYNHLGNNDGKNLSAPQQFRSKEISKSNVVDDTVQANPVLYGPHDKPDHCVVIKYVPYVGDSKRALDEYTSEIMMGGTNTIVIHNTCEDSLLASPIILDLAILTELCQRITFCTEGDPEFQGFHSVLSIVAFLCKAPLVPEGTPIVNALFRQRSCIENILRACLGLPPQNHMLLEHKMQRPALSPKRACPAGAACPVTPKKAAAPPQLNGHPCPGTARPGPPCPPLHIDGAN
- the ISYNA1 gene encoding inositol-3-phosphate synthase 1 isoform X3 codes for the protein MAETFLVESPDVTYSKDFIEAKYTYSTVHVCKENGVTKVRPCSTRFTFRTGRQVPRLGLMLVGWGGNNGTTVTAAVLANRLGLSWMTKTGRKKANYYGSLLQASTVCLGTGPTGDVYVPFRDLLPMVHPNDIVFDGWDISSLNLAEAMRRAEVLDWPLQEQLWPHMEKMKPRPSIYIPEFIAANQEERADNVLRGSKAEQVEQIRRDIRDFRESSGVDKVIVLWTANTERFCDVVPGLNDTADNLLRAIERGLEVSPSTLFAVASILEGCAYINGSPQNTFVPGAVELAAQRRVFICGDDFKSGQTKLKSVLVDFLVGAGLKTKSIVSYNHLGNNDGKNLSAPQQFRSKEISKSNVVDDTVQANPVLYGPHDKPDHCVVIKYVPYVGDSKRALDEYTSEIMMGGTNTIVIHNTCEDSLLASPIILDLAILTELCQRITFCTEGDPEFQGFHSVLSIVAFLCKAPLVPEGTPIVNALFRQRSCIENILRACLGLPPQNHMLLEHKMQRPALSPKRACPAGAACPVTPKKAAAPPQLNGHPCPGTARPGPPCPPLHIDGAN
- the ISYNA1 gene encoding inositol-3-phosphate synthase 1 isoform X2, with the translated sequence MQPSGPDAPGTADARRLPPAAPGTMAETFLVESPDVTYSKDFIEAKYTYSTVHVCKENGVTKVRPCSTRFTFRTGRQVPRLGLMLVGWGGNNGTTVTAAVLANRLGLSWMTKTGRKKANYYGSLLQASTVCLGTGPTGDVYVPFRDLLPMVHPNDIVFDGWDISSLNLAEAMRRAEVLDWPLQEQLWPHMEKMKPRPSIYIPEFIAANQEERADNVLRGSKAEQVEQIRRDIRDFRESSGVDKVIVLWTANTERFCDVVPGLNDTADNLLRAIERGLEVSPSTLFAVASILEGCAYINGSPQNTFVPGAVELAAQRRVFICGDDFKSGQTKLKSVLVDFLVGAGLKTKSIVSYNHLGNNDGKNLSAPQQFRSKEISKSNVVDDTVQANPVLYGPHDKPDHCVVIKYVPYVGDSKRALDEYTSEIMMGGTNTIVIHNTCEDSLLASPIILDLAILTELCQRITFCTEGDPEFQGFHSVLSIVAFLCKAPLVPEGTPIVNALFRQRSCIENILRACLGLPPQNHMLLEHKMQRPALSPKRACPAGAACPVTPKKAAAPPQLNGHPCPGTARPGPPCPPLHIDGAN